The proteins below are encoded in one region of Macrococcus armenti:
- a CDS encoding bifunctional folylpolyglutamate synthase/dihydrofolate synthase: MNYLESLYWIHERYKFGIKPGVKRMEWMLERLDNPQNNIKGIHVVGTNGKGSTVSYLKNALLANHYEVGTFTSPYIETFNERISLNRKPILDEEIVKLVEIVKPISEQLDIETDLGTATEFEIITMMMFVYFGQLRPVDFVIIEAGLGAKHDSTNVFTPVMSVLTSIGLDHTNIIGDTYVDIAREKSGVIKVGVPLVYAVKNEEAKAFINQVVAEKHIKGIKLGRDIQVVSNNNEFTFRYKDYELEAIELNMIGAHQQENAALALATLLEMYDRGMILLNFNDTVKAIEDTTWTGRIEKIQETPTIILDGAHNLESIEVLVQTMRQYYPDRKIDVLFSAIDGKPIGRMLKSLEEISEHFYVTTFDFPKALPLDTLYESVEHDKRIKVKDYADFIKNYDGDLLLVTGSLYFISAVKDKLKK, translated from the coding sequence ATGAATTATTTAGAAAGTTTATATTGGATACACGAACGCTATAAATTCGGCATTAAACCTGGTGTTAAACGTATGGAATGGATGCTTGAACGTCTTGATAATCCTCAAAATAATATTAAAGGTATACATGTCGTCGGCACAAACGGGAAAGGTTCGACAGTCAGTTATTTAAAAAATGCACTACTTGCGAATCATTATGAAGTCGGCACATTTACAAGTCCTTATATTGAAACGTTCAATGAGCGTATCAGCTTAAACCGGAAACCGATTCTTGATGAAGAAATCGTAAAACTTGTTGAAATTGTAAAACCGATAAGCGAGCAGCTGGACATAGAAACTGACTTAGGAACTGCGACAGAGTTTGAAATTATTACGATGATGATGTTTGTTTATTTCGGACAACTGCGTCCTGTTGATTTTGTAATCATTGAAGCGGGTCTTGGCGCGAAACACGATTCAACGAATGTGTTCACTCCTGTAATGTCTGTATTAACATCTATCGGTTTAGATCACACGAATATTATTGGTGATACGTATGTTGATATTGCAAGGGAAAAATCGGGTGTAATAAAAGTTGGTGTACCACTCGTTTATGCAGTTAAAAACGAAGAAGCAAAAGCATTTATTAATCAAGTTGTGGCAGAAAAACATATTAAAGGGATTAAGCTTGGGCGTGATATACAAGTCGTCTCAAATAATAATGAATTCACGTTCCGATATAAAGATTATGAACTAGAAGCGATTGAGCTGAATATGATAGGTGCACACCAGCAGGAAAATGCAGCACTCGCACTCGCAACTTTGCTTGAAATGTATGACCGTGGCATGATTTTACTCAACTTTAATGATACCGTTAAAGCGATTGAAGATACGACATGGACAGGTAGAATTGAGAAAATTCAGGAGACACCGACGATCATACTGGATGGTGCGCACAATCTGGAATCGATTGAAGTACTTGTACAGACGATGCGACAATATTATCCAGACCGTAAAATTGATGTGTTATTCTCAGCAATTGATGGTAAGCCAATTGGACGCATGTTAAAATCACTTGAAGAAATTAGCGAACATTTTTACGTTACGACATTTGATTTCCCGAAAGCATTACCACTTGATACTTTATATGAAAGTGTAGAACATGATAAGCGTATTAAAGTTAAAGATTATGCAGACTTTATTAAAAATTATGACGGTGATTTATTGCTCGTGACCGGAAGCTTGTATTTTATTAGTGCAGTGAAAGACAAATTAAAAAAATAA
- the hemC gene encoding hydroxymethylbilane synthase: MRKIIVGSRRSKLALTQSQQFIDQLKEKHPDLEIEIKEIVTKGDQIVNVQLSKVGGKGLFVKEIEQALYDKTIDFAIHSLKDVPSVLPEGLTLGCIPAREDARDAYIAKNHIPLNDLAPGSIIGTSSLRRGAQLLAQYPHLEIKWIRGNIDTRLQKLRDEDYDAIILAAAGLNRMGWDKSIVTEYLEPELMLPAIGQGALGIECRSDDEEVLALLQSVHCEATQVCTEAERTFLKLMDGSCQVPIAGHATIVQDNIEFTGLIMSTDGKEKYKVTQTGTDPVEVGTLVAQAMEQNGAKTIIETLNQDA, translated from the coding sequence ATGAGAAAGATTATCGTAGGGTCTAGAAGAAGTAAGCTTGCACTGACACAAAGTCAGCAGTTTATCGATCAGTTAAAGGAAAAGCATCCTGATCTTGAAATTGAAATTAAGGAAATCGTCACTAAAGGCGATCAAATTGTGAATGTCCAACTTTCAAAAGTTGGCGGTAAAGGATTGTTTGTTAAAGAAATTGAACAAGCACTTTACGATAAAACAATCGATTTTGCGATTCATTCATTGAAGGATGTTCCAAGCGTATTACCTGAAGGTTTAACGTTAGGATGTATTCCGGCACGAGAAGATGCACGTGATGCTTACATCGCAAAAAATCACATTCCATTAAATGACCTTGCACCCGGCAGCATTATCGGAACATCATCGTTAAGAAGAGGCGCACAGTTATTAGCACAATATCCGCATCTTGAAATTAAGTGGATTCGAGGTAACATCGATACGCGCTTACAGAAACTTCGTGATGAAGATTATGATGCAATTATATTAGCTGCTGCAGGTTTAAATCGAATGGGCTGGGATAAATCAATCGTTACAGAATATTTAGAGCCTGAACTTATGCTGCCAGCAATCGGGCAAGGCGCGCTCGGCATCGAGTGTCGCAGTGATGATGAAGAAGTACTTGCATTATTACAATCTGTACACTGTGAAGCGACACAAGTTTGTACAGAAGCGGAAAGAACATTTTTAAAGTTAATGGATGGTAGCTGTCAAGTTCCGATTGCGGGCCATGCAACGATTGTACAGGACAATATCGAGTTTACCGGACTAATTATGAGTACAGATGGTAAAGAAAAATATAAAGTAACTCAAACAGGAACTGACCCTGTTGAAGTTGGAACGCTTGTCGCTCAGGCGATGGAGCAAAATGGTGCGAAGACCATTATTGAAACATTAAATCAAGACGCATAA
- the hemL gene encoding glutamate-1-semialdehyde 2,1-aminomutase, which produces MNYNKSKQAFSEAVNLMPGGVNSPVRAFKSVDMDPIFMERGKGSKIYDIDGNEYIDYVLSWGPLILGHANETVTGALNKAVLNGTSFGAPTELENKMAELVIERVPSIEMVRMVSSGTEATLAALRLARGFTGKNKILKFIGCYHGHSDSLLIKAGSGVATLGLPDSPGVPKGTAENTITVHYNDLDAVKLAFEQFGDDIAGVIVEPVAGNMGVVPPVEGFLEGLREITTEYGALLIFDEVMTGFRVGYNCAQGYFGVTPDLTCLGKVIGGGLPVGAFGGRKDIMEHIAPSGPVYQAGTLSGNPLAMTGGYYTLSQLTPESYEYFNHLGDMLEAGLTEVFAKHNVPISINRAGSMIGFFLNEEKVTNFEIASKSDLKLFAAMYKEMANNGVFLPPSQFEGMFLSTEHTEADIKQTIDAFDKALLKVK; this is translated from the coding sequence ATGAATTATAATAAATCAAAACAAGCATTCAGTGAAGCAGTAAATTTAATGCCAGGCGGTGTAAACAGTCCGGTACGTGCATTTAAAAGTGTGGATATGGATCCGATTTTTATGGAACGTGGTAAAGGATCAAAGATTTACGATATCGATGGAAATGAATACATTGATTACGTATTAAGCTGGGGACCGTTAATTTTAGGTCATGCGAATGAAACTGTTACTGGTGCATTGAATAAAGCAGTGCTTAATGGTACAAGTTTCGGAGCACCTACAGAACTTGAGAATAAAATGGCGGAACTTGTAATTGAACGTGTACCTTCAATTGAAATGGTGCGTATGGTATCAAGTGGTACGGAGGCAACACTTGCAGCACTTCGTTTAGCAAGAGGATTTACTGGTAAAAATAAAATTTTAAAATTTATCGGATGTTATCACGGCCATAGTGACTCATTATTGATTAAAGCTGGTAGTGGTGTTGCAACGTTAGGTTTACCTGACTCTCCTGGTGTGCCTAAAGGAACAGCAGAGAACACGATTACAGTTCATTACAATGATCTGGATGCTGTTAAACTTGCATTTGAACAATTTGGTGATGATATCGCTGGTGTCATTGTAGAACCTGTAGCAGGTAATATGGGAGTAGTACCGCCAGTTGAAGGCTTTTTAGAAGGATTACGTGAGATTACAACGGAATACGGTGCATTATTAATATTCGATGAAGTAATGACAGGTTTCCGAGTAGGCTATAATTGTGCCCAAGGATACTTCGGTGTTACACCGGACTTAACATGTTTAGGAAAAGTAATTGGTGGTGGATTACCGGTCGGTGCATTTGGTGGACGTAAAGATATTATGGAACATATTGCGCCAAGTGGACCAGTATATCAGGCTGGAACTTTAAGTGGAAATCCACTTGCGATGACGGGTGGTTATTATACTTTAAGTCAATTAACACCTGAAAGTTATGAATACTTTAATCATTTAGGAGATATGCTTGAAGCGGGATTAACAGAAGTGTTCGCTAAGCATAATGTACCGATTTCAATTAACCGTGCTGGTAGTATGATCGGCTTTTTCTTAAATGAAGAAAAAGTGACAAACTTCGAAATTGCTTCAAAGTCTGACTTAAAATTATTTGCGGCAATGTATAAAGAAATGGCAAACAATGGCGTATTTTTACCGCCTTCTCAATTTGAAGGAATGTTCTTATCAACAGAACATACTGAAGCAGATATTAAACAGACGATTGATGCGTTTGATAAAGCGCTTTTAAAAGTGAAATAA
- the hemB gene encoding porphobilinogen synthase produces MNFDRHRRLRSSVNMRNMVRETSLHKRDLIYPIFVVEKDDVKKEIPSMPGIYQLSLNIMDDEVHEAYKLGIRAVILFGIPNHKDACGTGAYDDEGIIQKATRKVKSLYPDMLVLADTCLCEYTDHGHCGVLDDHTHDVINDETLPLLVQTAVSQAKAGADIIAPSNMMDGFVKEIRKGLDDAGFVNIPIMSYGIKYASAFYGPFRDAAESAPSHGDRKTYQMDPANRLEAMLELESDLKEGCDMMIVKPALSYLDIIRDVRNNSNVPIVAYNVSGEYSMTKAASMNGWVDEERIVMEQMLSMKRAGADMIITYFAKDICKYLDEGGY; encoded by the coding sequence ATGAATTTTGATCGTCATAGAAGATTAAGAAGCTCAGTGAATATGCGTAATATGGTAAGAGAAACTTCATTACATAAACGCGATTTAATATATCCAATTTTCGTCGTTGAAAAAGACGATGTAAAAAAAGAAATCCCATCAATGCCAGGCATTTATCAACTGAGTCTTAACATCATGGATGATGAAGTGCATGAAGCGTATAAACTTGGCATTCGTGCAGTCATTTTATTCGGTATTCCAAATCATAAAGATGCTTGTGGAACAGGTGCATATGATGATGAAGGAATTATTCAGAAAGCGACACGTAAAGTAAAATCACTTTATCCTGATATGCTCGTATTAGCAGATACTTGCTTATGCGAATATACAGACCACGGTCATTGTGGAGTGCTGGATGATCATACACATGATGTCATTAATGATGAAACATTACCATTACTCGTGCAGACAGCTGTGTCACAGGCGAAAGCGGGCGCGGATATTATCGCACCAAGTAATATGATGGATGGCTTCGTAAAAGAAATCCGTAAAGGTCTTGACGATGCCGGGTTTGTCAATATTCCGATAATGAGTTACGGCATCAAATATGCATCTGCATTTTATGGACCATTCCGCGATGCTGCAGAAAGTGCGCCGAGTCATGGTGATCGTAAAACTTATCAGATGGACCCTGCAAATCGCCTTGAAGCGATGCTTGAGCTGGAAAGTGACTTAAAAGAAGGATGCGATATGATGATCGTTAAGCCGGCGCTTTCTTATTTAGATATTATTCGCGATGTACGTAATAACTCAAATGTACCAATCGTTGCGTATAATGTGAGTGGTGAATATTCAATGACGAAAGCAGCAAGTATGAACGGCTGGGTTGATGAGGAACGTATCGTAATGGAACAGATGCTCTCTATGAAACGTGCGGGAGCAGATATGATCATTACATACTTTGCTAAAGACATTTGCAAATATTTAGACGAAGGAGGTTACTAA
- a CDS encoding YfcC family protein, whose amino-acid sequence MKKQLKMPHTYLLLLFIVCFAAFMTYIIPAGEFDRKEVDNRTEVINGSYHEVAQHPVDFIDIFRAVPNGLIEGAEIIFYIFIVGGAFGVIHRTDAITTGVNSLMNRVGHHGKWLIPITMTLFSVLGFSIGLSEETIIFVPIGIALATALGYDAMVGAAMIALGAGIGFLGGMLNPFTVGIAQSIAEVPLFSGWGYRTIIYLIVLITGILYVMRYANKVKKYPEKSLLHDIDVEERRTMDDDVLDTKFDSFRKRHAVILIILTLTIVINVYGIFKYGWFLTEMSANFLIMGIIVGLVGGLGVNGTFDALLAGMKDILFGAMIVGFAKAIVVVLSSGKIIDTIVYYMTDFIDHLPAAFSVVAMLLTQLVLNFFIPSGSGQAMTTMPIMVPISDLLGINRQIAVLAFQYGDAISNNIIPTSASLMGLLAVAGIPYNKWLKFVWKISLLWLVICLTGLIIYMYV is encoded by the coding sequence ATGAAAAAGCAGTTAAAAATGCCGCATACATACTTGCTATTACTGTTCATCGTATGTTTTGCGGCTTTTATGACGTATATCATTCCGGCTGGTGAATTTGACCGTAAAGAAGTGGATAACCGAACAGAAGTAATAAATGGATCCTATCATGAAGTGGCGCAGCATCCCGTTGATTTTATTGATATTTTCCGCGCGGTCCCAAATGGATTAATCGAAGGTGCGGAAATCATTTTCTATATCTTTATTGTAGGTGGTGCTTTCGGTGTTATTCATCGCACAGATGCAATTACTACAGGTGTCAATAGTTTGATGAATCGTGTCGGACATCACGGAAAATGGCTCATACCAATAACGATGACATTGTTCAGTGTATTAGGGTTTTCAATTGGATTAAGTGAAGAGACGATTATTTTTGTACCGATTGGTATAGCGCTTGCGACAGCTCTTGGTTATGATGCGATGGTTGGTGCAGCAATGATTGCACTCGGAGCTGGCATTGGTTTTCTTGGGGGAATGTTAAATCCATTTACAGTAGGGATTGCGCAGTCCATTGCTGAAGTACCGCTCTTTTCTGGTTGGGGATATCGTACTATCATCTATTTAATTGTACTTATTACAGGTATATTATATGTGATGCGTTATGCGAATAAAGTGAAGAAGTATCCGGAAAAAAGTTTATTACATGACATTGATGTAGAAGAACGCCGTACGATGGATGATGATGTCCTTGATACGAAGTTTGATTCGTTCAGAAAGCGTCATGCAGTAATATTAATTATATTGACGCTTACGATTGTAATTAATGTATACGGTATATTTAAGTATGGATGGTTTTTAACTGAAATGAGTGCGAACTTTCTTATTATGGGAATCATCGTCGGCCTCGTAGGAGGACTAGGTGTTAACGGTACGTTTGATGCACTATTAGCGGGTATGAAAGATATATTATTCGGCGCTATGATTGTTGGTTTTGCTAAAGCAATTGTTGTCGTGCTCTCGTCGGGTAAAATTATCGATACGATTGTGTATTATATGACAGATTTCATTGATCATTTACCGGCCGCATTTTCTGTTGTGGCAATGTTATTAACGCAGCTCGTACTAAACTTCTTTATTCCATCTGGTTCTGGACAGGCGATGACGACGATGCCAATTATGGTACCAATAAGTGATCTTTTAGGCATTAACCGTCAAATTGCAGTATTAGCGTTTCAATATGGAGATGCGATCAGTAACAATATTATTCCGACAAGTGCGAGTTTAATGGGCTTATTAGCTGTTGCAGGTATCCCATATAATAAATGGTTGAAGTTTGTGTGGAAAATTTCATTATTGTGGCTTGTCATTTGTCTGACTGGACTCATCATTTATATGTATGTATAA
- a CDS encoding uroporphyrinogen-III synthase — translation MKPVVLNTGSRNEQYEGLTVLHKPLIEICALPLTSTIREQYDWLIFTSKNAVQLFFKYYPNVTFDKVAAIGIKTAQALQKLNIHVDFIPTRYQQEHFIDEMGELFHHKTICLPISKKARTNMYDTLKNIATVDRIELYEPRPNEENVKCVHQFILDNKVDWLMFLSPSAVQAYFRRYTITESVRVIAIGQITSNALDHFNIEHIISEKETMQHMFETITKLNKGRY, via the coding sequence ATGAAGCCGGTTGTATTGAACACAGGAAGTCGTAATGAACAATATGAAGGATTAACAGTATTGCATAAACCATTGATTGAAATTTGTGCGCTGCCTTTGACATCTACGATACGTGAGCAATATGACTGGCTTATTTTTACGAGTAAAAATGCGGTACAACTGTTTTTTAAATATTATCCGAACGTTACTTTTGATAAAGTTGCTGCAATCGGTATTAAAACGGCACAAGCGCTACAAAAGTTGAACATACATGTTGATTTTATACCAACCCGCTATCAGCAGGAACATTTTATAGATGAAATGGGTGAATTGTTTCATCATAAAACAATTTGTCTTCCAATTTCAAAAAAAGCACGCACAAATATGTATGATACTTTGAAAAATATTGCAACTGTCGATAGAATAGAGTTATATGAACCAAGACCTAATGAAGAAAACGTCAAATGTGTGCATCAATTTATACTAGATAATAAAGTTGATTGGCTTATGTTTTTAAGCCCGTCTGCAGTACAGGCATACTTCAGACGGTATACGATTACTGAAAGTGTGCGTGTAATTGCAATCGGTCAAATAACGAGCAATGCATTAGATCACTTTAATATTGAACATATCATTAGCGAAAAAGAAACGATGCAGCATATGTTTGAAACTATTACTAAATTAAACAAAGGTAGGTATTAA
- a CDS encoding valine--tRNA ligase: MKMETKYNPQQVEQGRYKEWVEKELFKAESDSQKKPYTIVIPPPNVTGKLHIGHAWDTTLQDIITRMKRMQGYNTLYLPGMDHAGIATQAKVEAKLREQGISRHDIGRTKFLEHTMEWKEEYAGFIREQWAKLGLGLDYSRERFTLDEGLSDAVKEVFVKMYEKGLIYRGERIINWDPAARTALSDIEVIHEEVEGAFYHINYPLADGSGFIEIATTRPETMLGDTAVVVHPEDERYKHMIGKNVILPIMEREIPVLADEYVEMDFGTGAMKVTPAHDPNDFEIGNRHNLERINVMNTDGSINQLGGKYEGMDRFECRKQLIADLKESGELVKVERHMHQVGHSERSGAVVEPYLSTQWFVKMAPLAEQALNNQKTDGRIEFVPNRFEGTFNRWMEGIHDWCISRQLWWGHQIPAWYHNETGELYVGKEAPEDIENWTQDEDVLDTWFSSALWPFSTLGWPDTEAIDYKTFYPTNVLVTGYDIIFFWVARMIFQGLEFTGKRPFDDVLIHGLVRAEDGRKMSKSLGNGVDPMDVIDQYGADSLRYFLATGSSPGQDLRYSTEKVEAAWNFINKIWNASRFSLMNIGDDFKAEHIDLSGKKSLADEWILTRLNETIADVTRLAEKYEFGEVGRVLYNFIWDEFCDWYIEMSKIPMNGEDETQKQMTRSVLAYTLDSIMRMLHPFMPFVTERIWQNLPVTGDSIVTASWPVVKPELSNEQSKRDMEQLMEIIRAVRNTRSEVNTPMSKQIPMMIKTNSEAISNRLETERPFIERFCNPSELTISTEVEIPEEVITTAVTGGSVILPLEGLIDMEKEIARLQKELDKWEKELDRVNKKLSNEKFVSKAPEKIINEEKEKQALYTEKYNSVQERLNQLNRK, from the coding sequence ATGAAGATGGAAACGAAATATAATCCACAGCAAGTTGAACAAGGACGTTATAAAGAATGGGTAGAAAAAGAATTATTTAAAGCAGAGAGTGATAGTCAGAAAAAGCCGTATACGATTGTGATTCCGCCACCAAACGTAACAGGTAAGTTACATATTGGACATGCCTGGGATACTACTTTACAGGATATTATTACGAGAATGAAACGTATGCAAGGCTATAACACATTATATTTACCAGGCATGGATCATGCTGGTATTGCAACTCAGGCAAAAGTAGAAGCTAAATTACGTGAACAAGGTATTAGCAGACATGATATTGGCCGTACTAAGTTTTTAGAGCATACGATGGAATGGAAAGAAGAATATGCAGGATTCATTCGTGAGCAGTGGGCGAAACTTGGTCTTGGTTTAGATTATTCTCGCGAACGTTTCACACTGGATGAAGGGTTAAGTGATGCTGTTAAAGAAGTGTTCGTTAAGATGTATGAGAAAGGTCTTATTTATCGTGGCGAGCGTATTATTAACTGGGATCCCGCTGCACGTACAGCTTTAAGTGATATTGAAGTTATTCATGAAGAGGTGGAAGGTGCTTTTTATCATATTAACTATCCTTTAGCTGATGGTTCAGGATTTATTGAAATTGCAACGACGCGTCCAGAGACGATGCTAGGCGATACAGCTGTCGTCGTTCATCCAGAAGATGAGCGTTATAAGCATATGATTGGTAAGAACGTTATTTTACCGATAATGGAACGTGAAATTCCTGTACTTGCAGATGAATATGTTGAAATGGACTTTGGAACTGGTGCAATGAAAGTGACACCTGCACACGATCCAAATGACTTTGAAATCGGAAACCGCCATAATTTAGAACGTATTAATGTGATGAATACTGATGGCTCAATCAATCAGTTAGGTGGCAAATATGAAGGTATGGATCGTTTCGAATGTCGTAAACAACTTATCGCTGACTTAAAGGAAAGCGGTGAACTCGTTAAAGTTGAACGTCATATGCATCAAGTCGGCCATTCTGAACGTAGTGGCGCAGTTGTAGAACCTTATCTTTCAACGCAATGGTTCGTTAAGATGGCACCACTTGCTGAGCAAGCATTAAACAATCAAAAAACAGACGGACGTATCGAATTCGTACCGAATCGTTTTGAAGGTACATTTAACCGTTGGATGGAAGGCATTCATGACTGGTGTATTTCTCGTCAGTTATGGTGGGGACACCAAATCCCAGCCTGGTATCATAATGAAACAGGTGAACTTTATGTAGGAAAAGAAGCGCCGGAAGATATTGAAAACTGGACGCAGGATGAAGACGTATTAGATACGTGGTTCTCAAGTGCACTTTGGCCATTCTCAACGCTTGGCTGGCCAGATACTGAGGCGATTGACTATAAAACATTTTATCCGACGAATGTACTCGTAACAGGGTATGATATTATATTCTTCTGGGTAGCGCGTATGATTTTTCAAGGATTAGAGTTTACGGGTAAACGTCCATTTGATGATGTGTTAATCCATGGATTAGTCCGTGCTGAAGATGGTCGCAAAATGAGTAAGTCATTAGGTAACGGTGTTGATCCAATGGATGTTATTGATCAGTATGGTGCTGACAGTTTACGTTACTTCTTGGCGACAGGTTCTTCACCAGGACAGGACTTACGTTACTCTACTGAAAAAGTTGAAGCGGCATGGAACTTCATCAACAAAATCTGGAATGCATCACGTTTCAGTTTAATGAATATCGGTGATGATTTCAAAGCTGAACATATTGACTTGTCTGGTAAGAAATCATTAGCAGATGAGTGGATTTTAACGCGCTTAAATGAAACAATCGCAGACGTTACACGTCTTGCAGAGAAGTATGAATTTGGTGAAGTAGGACGTGTGCTATATAACTTTATATGGGATGAATTCTGTGACTGGTACATCGAAATGAGTAAAATTCCGATGAACGGTGAAGATGAGACACAAAAACAAATGACACGCTCAGTATTAGCGTATACGCTTGATTCAATTATGCGTATGTTACATCCGTTTATGCCATTTGTAACAGAACGTATTTGGCAGAACTTACCAGTAACAGGTGATTCAATTGTTACTGCAAGCTGGCCGGTTGTTAAACCTGAGTTATCGAATGAACAGTCTAAACGTGATATGGAACAATTAATGGAAATTATTCGTGCCGTTCGTAATACGCGCAGTGAAGTAAATACGCCGATGAGCAAACAAATTCCGATGATGATTAAAACGAATTCTGAAGCAATTTCTAATCGACTTGAAACAGAACGTCCATTTATTGAACGCTTCTGTAATCCATCTGAATTAACGATTTCAACGGAAGTAGAAATTCCTGAAGAAGTTATTACGACAGCTGTAACAGGTGGGTCTGTCATTTTACCTTTAGAAGGTTTAATCGATATGGAAAAAGAAATCGCTCGTTTACAAAAAGAACTTGATAAATGGGAAAAAGAACTTGATCGCGTGAATAAGAAGTTAAGCAACGAAAAGTTTGTTTCTAAAGCACCTGAAAAAATCATAAACGAAGAAAAAGAGAAGCAGGCACTATATACAGAAAAATACAATAGTGTTCAGGAACGTCTAAACCAATTGAATAGGAAGTAA
- a CDS encoding AbrB family transcriptional regulator — protein sequence MMHYLILFITSLLAGCILFFVHMILPWLFGPIIASILLRKYTRIEYKWPKWLSEVGLYILGAQIGASFTKEIVVDIHDEIFYIFLMSLLVIILAILIAQLFKRFTHCTTETALLAAIPGALNQMIMMAEENKNANLLVVTLAQTSRILIVVMIVPFISSFLPTGHSSNTAVETASMFEVLNVGTVFMLVIAMIIAGYFFKMIHFPVPDMMGPIAVLMIWNLYTGLDFLIPSPLIILAQMFFGIRIGLQIYDLSSQINRNLFIGVLIQNLLLIAGTFIIVVMLNLFMDESFNDLFLSAAPGGMAQIIIVGIETHANVAMISSYHIFRIFIILLIVTPLISMYLKARDIRSTRLKIDNIS from the coding sequence ATGATGCATTACTTAATATTGTTTATCACGAGTTTACTCGCTGGATGTATACTTTTTTTCGTGCATATGATATTGCCATGGCTTTTTGGGCCGATTATAGCCAGTATATTACTGCGAAAGTATACTCGCATTGAATACAAATGGCCGAAATGGTTAAGTGAAGTAGGCTTATATATTTTAGGTGCACAAATTGGTGCCTCATTTACGAAAGAAATTGTAGTTGATATACATGATGAGATATTTTATATTTTCTTAATGAGCCTCCTAGTCATAATATTAGCGATATTAATTGCACAACTGTTCAAGCGTTTTACACACTGTACGACTGAAACTGCATTACTCGCTGCAATACCTGGTGCACTGAACCAGATGATTATGATGGCTGAAGAGAATAAAAACGCTAACTTACTCGTTGTGACATTAGCACAAACATCAAGAATTTTAATTGTTGTAATGATTGTACCGTTTATTTCTTCATTTTTACCGACGGGGCACTCCAGTAATACAGCAGTAGAAACCGCTTCAATGTTTGAAGTGCTGAATGTTGGAACAGTATTCATGCTCGTCATTGCAATGATCATCGCGGGATATTTCTTTAAGATGATTCATTTTCCTGTTCCTGATATGATGGGGCCGATTGCTGTTTTAATGATATGGAACTTGTATACTGGATTAGATTTCTTAATTCCGTCACCGCTTATTATTTTAGCGCAAATGTTTTTTGGTATACGTATCGGACTGCAAATTTATGACTTATCATCACAGATTAATCGTAATTTATTTATAGGTGTACTTATCCAGAATTTATTATTGATTGCAGGTACATTTATCATTGTTGTAATGTTAAATTTATTTATGGATGAATCGTTTAATGATTTATTCTTAAGTGCAGCACCAGGAGGCATGGCACAGATTATTATTGTAGGCATTGAAACACATGCAAACGTAGCAATGATTTCAAGCTATCATATCTTTAGAATCTTTATCATTTTACTTATAGTTACACCATTAATTTCGATGTATCTAAAAGCGAGAGATATTAGAAGTACACGATTAAAAATTGACAATATTTCATGA